In Marivirga salinae, a single window of DNA contains:
- a CDS encoding NADP-dependent oxidoreductase, which produces MSITNTVNLKNRPKGRPSLDNFDITTSEIPEVQDGELLLSTKYVSVDPYLRGRMSDAPSYIPPFELNKPVKSGVVAEVLASKNDAFSKGDFVVGELAWKEKQVVKADGLMKVDPNQAALSAYLGVLGMTGLTAYHGMMEIGKPKAGETLIVSGAAGAVGSIVGQIGKILGLRVVGIAGSDEKVEMLKSEFGFDEGINYKTTKNMTQAIAEACPSGVDVYFDNVGGEISDAVLFNINKFSRTINCGAISVYNNTEAPKSISVQPFLVKKSSLMQGFIVTDYADKNNEAIQQLSEWLQQDKLHYTETIREGFDQIPQAFLDLFEGKNKGKMIVKL; this is translated from the coding sequence ATGAGTATAACCAATACAGTAAATTTAAAAAACAGACCCAAAGGACGCCCTTCTTTGGATAACTTCGATATCACCACCTCAGAGATTCCTGAAGTGCAAGATGGCGAGCTTTTGCTAAGTACAAAATACGTTTCAGTCGATCCTTACTTAAGAGGTAGAATGAGCGATGCACCTTCTTATATTCCGCCTTTTGAGCTTAATAAGCCGGTCAAATCGGGTGTAGTAGCAGAAGTGCTAGCATCAAAAAATGATGCTTTTTCAAAAGGAGATTTTGTAGTGGGAGAATTGGCCTGGAAAGAAAAGCAAGTAGTGAAAGCAGATGGCTTAATGAAGGTAGATCCAAATCAAGCAGCTTTATCAGCTTACTTGGGTGTTTTAGGTATGACAGGACTTACTGCCTACCATGGAATGATGGAAATAGGGAAACCTAAAGCAGGAGAAACCTTAATTGTTTCAGGTGCAGCTGGAGCAGTAGGAAGCATAGTGGGCCAAATCGGAAAAATTCTTGGTCTGCGTGTGGTAGGTATCGCTGGAAGTGACGAAAAAGTAGAGATGCTAAAATCAGAATTCGGTTTTGATGAAGGGATCAATTATAAAACTACTAAAAACATGACTCAAGCCATTGCGGAGGCTTGCCCTAGTGGCGTAGATGTCTATTTTGACAATGTGGGAGGAGAGATTTCAGACGCAGTACTTTTCAACATCAATAAATTTTCAAGAACGATTAACTGTGGAGCTATCTCGGTTTATAATAATACCGAAGCACCCAAGAGTATCAGTGTGCAGCCATTTTTAGTCAAAAAAAGTTCTCTGATGCAAGGGTTTATCGTCACAGATTACGCTGATAAAAACAATGAAGCCATTCAACAGTTGTCGGAATGGTTGCAGCAAGACAAATTGCATTATACCGAAACCATAAGGGAAGGTTTTGACCAAATACCACAAGCTTTTCTTGACCTTTTCGAAGGAAAGAACAAAGGAAAAATGATTGTTAAATTATAA
- a CDS encoding type 1 glutamine amidotransferase domain-containing protein, with protein MKNIKLLVLAVMVMGFAACNSNNNKQAENKVEEKETTGKAEKLKVLFVLTSHDELGDTGEKTGFWVEEFAAPYYTLKDQNVEITIATPQGGKAPIDPRSQLEASQTEATKRYNNDEEVQKRIANTQKLSAVNAADYDAVFYPGGHGPLWDLAEDETSIKLIETFNAQDKPMAFVCHAPAALKEVKGKDGEPLVKGKKVTGFTNSEEEAVQLTEVVPFLLEDMLAEKGGTFTKGENWSVHVVEDGNLITGQNPASSKKAAELLLKKLQQ; from the coding sequence ATGAAGAATATCAAATTATTAGTATTAGCAGTAATGGTAATGGGATTTGCAGCATGCAATTCCAACAATAACAAACAAGCAGAAAATAAAGTAGAGGAAAAAGAGACGACAGGCAAAGCGGAAAAACTAAAAGTTCTCTTTGTACTTACCTCTCATGATGAGTTGGGAGACACAGGAGAAAAAACAGGCTTTTGGGTAGAAGAATTTGCCGCTCCTTATTATACTTTAAAGGATCAAAATGTGGAAATTACAATTGCCACACCACAAGGAGGCAAAGCACCGATTGATCCAAGAAGTCAATTGGAAGCCAGCCAAACGGAAGCTACAAAACGCTACAATAATGATGAGGAAGTGCAAAAGCGCATTGCCAATACTCAGAAATTGTCAGCGGTAAATGCAGCAGATTATGATGCGGTATTTTATCCTGGGGGACATGGACCACTTTGGGATTTAGCAGAAGATGAAACTTCAATTAAGCTAATTGAAACTTTTAACGCTCAAGACAAGCCAATGGCATTTGTTTGCCATGCACCAGCAGCTTTAAAAGAAGTGAAAGGTAAAGATGGTGAACCTTTAGTAAAAGGAAAGAAAGTAACGGGTTTCACTAATTCAGAAGAAGAAGCAGTGCAGTTAACGGAAGTAGTTCCTTTTCTATTAGAAGATATGCTAGCCGAAAAAGGAGGCACGTTCACAAAGGGTGAAAACTGGAGTGTACATGTAGTGGAAGATGGTAATTTGATTACAGGACAAAATCCAGCTTCTTCCAAAAAAGCAGCGGAGCTTTTATTAAAGAAATTACAACAATAA